A DNA window from Pseudomonas resinovorans NBRC 106553 contains the following coding sequences:
- a CDS encoding EAL domain-containing protein, giving the protein MIDGQPLACFQPFIDTATGLIAGVEALGRLRQADGSLQSVGPLFVDSRLSPALLRRLDRQLREDALQRLHEAPADWFLSLNISPRWISRLRPGQMLPSLKQLQRFGVPAERIVFEITELGGASQRLAEVVARYREAGARIAIDDFGAGYSQLDRVLALQPDILKLDMRLFQAAARGGPSGEVVKALAQMAEKTGCWIIAEGVETEAELDFALECGARYVQGYLFAEPRLEFFRTDAFVERFGRLRDRYVQNKLAERARLMNLRRSLNQLMAQLRGWAESNAPVASLACPADYPWLLRIYQCDRNGTQLTPNLHWEPGGWQEDPSYRGHNWSWRPYFYQLLAEGWEERRLTLSSTYRDATTNQYCLTAGQFIDDGRRLLLVDIDAACLAMD; this is encoded by the coding sequence GTGATCGATGGGCAACCGCTTGCCTGCTTCCAGCCCTTCATTGATACCGCCACAGGGCTGATTGCCGGTGTAGAGGCCCTGGGGCGGTTGCGCCAGGCCGATGGCAGCCTGCAGTCGGTCGGTCCGCTGTTCGTCGATTCCAGACTGTCGCCGGCGCTGTTGCGCCGCCTCGACCGGCAACTGCGCGAAGACGCCCTGCAACGGTTGCACGAAGCGCCGGCGGACTGGTTCCTCAGCCTGAATATTTCTCCCCGCTGGATCAGCCGCCTGCGGCCGGGGCAGATGCTGCCCAGCCTCAAGCAGTTGCAGCGCTTCGGCGTGCCGGCCGAGCGCATCGTCTTCGAGATCACCGAGCTGGGTGGCGCCAGCCAACGCCTGGCCGAGGTGGTGGCCCGCTACCGCGAGGCGGGCGCGCGGATCGCCATCGACGACTTCGGCGCCGGCTATTCCCAGCTCGACCGGGTGCTTGCCCTGCAGCCGGACATCCTCAAGCTGGACATGCGCCTGTTCCAGGCCGCGGCCAGGGGCGGCCCCAGCGGCGAGGTGGTCAAGGCCCTGGCACAGATGGCCGAAAAAACCGGCTGCTGGATCATCGCCGAAGGCGTGGAAACCGAAGCCGAGCTGGATTTCGCCCTGGAATGCGGTGCGCGCTACGTGCAGGGTTACCTGTTCGCCGAGCCGAGACTGGAATTCTTCAGGACCGACGCCTTCGTCGAGCGCTTTGGCCGCCTGCGCGACCGCTACGTGCAGAACAAGCTGGCCGAGCGCGCCCGGCTGATGAATCTGCGGCGCAGCCTCAATCAACTGATGGCGCAACTGCGCGGCTGGGCCGAAAGCAACGCCCCGGTCGCCAGCCTGGCCTGCCCCGCGGACTACCCCTGGCTGCTGCGCATCTACCAATGCGACCGCAATGGCACGCAGCTCACCCCCAACCTGCACTGGGAACCGGGCGGCTGGCAGGAAGACCCGAGCTACCGGGGCCACAACTGGTCGTGGCGGCCCTACTTCTACCAGTTGCTGGCCGAAGGCTGGGAAGAGCGCCGCCTGACCCTGTCCAGCACCTACCGCGACGCCACCACCAACCAGTACTGCCTCACCGCCGGGCAGTTCATCGATGACGGCCGCCGCCTGCTGCTGGTGGATATCGACGCCGCGTGCCTGGCGATGGACTGA
- a CDS encoding phage holin family protein — protein sequence MSEETPERGPSPRRLSASLLGLLHGHVELFGIELQEQKAKTLSMLLLGGLMLVFALLLLIALSVLVLALLWDNWRLEATIGLVLFYLLATLYCGWRLRAAVDDEASPFGATLEELARDKERLLP from the coding sequence ATGAGTGAGGAAACGCCCGAACGCGGTCCCTCGCCCAGACGTCTCAGCGCTTCCCTGCTCGGCCTGCTGCACGGCCATGTGGAACTCTTTGGCATCGAACTGCAGGAGCAGAAAGCCAAGACCCTCTCCATGTTGCTGCTCGGCGGGCTGATGCTGGTCTTCGCCCTGCTTCTGCTGATCGCCTTGTCGGTGCTGGTGCTGGCGCTGCTCTGGGACAACTGGCGCCTGGAGGCCACGATCGGCCTCGTCCTCTTCTACCTGCTGGCCACGCTCTACTGCGGCTGGCGCCTGCGCGCCGCGGTGGATGACGAAGCGTCGCCCTTTGGCGCCACCCTCGAAGAACTGGCCCGCGACAAGGAGCGCCTGCTGCCATGA
- a CDS encoding YqjD family protein yields the protein MPRKTATRAQDDLLADFQALVTDTEKLLHDSANLAGEQADELRLQIHESLKRARDTLRDTEQNLRERGQAAVDATEDYVQTHPWQSVGVAAGIGFLLGLLASRR from the coding sequence ATGCCCCGCAAGACCGCCACCCGCGCCCAGGACGACCTGTTGGCAGACTTCCAGGCCCTGGTCACTGACACCGAGAAACTCTTGCACGACAGCGCCAACCTGGCCGGCGAACAGGCCGACGAGTTGCGCCTGCAGATCCACGAGAGCCTCAAACGCGCCCGCGACACCCTGCGCGACACCGAGCAGAACCTGCGTGAGCGTGGTCAGGCCGCAGTCGACGCCACCGAGGACTATGTCCAGACACACCCCTGGCAAAGCGTGGGGGTAGCCGCCGGTATCGGCTTCCTGCTCGGCCTGCTGGCTTCCAGGCGTTGA
- a CDS encoding ammonium transporter: protein MENLNSAVETLIHGSNTLFILMGAVMVLAMHAGFAFLEVGTVRQKNQVNALSKILSDFAVSALAYFFVGYWIAYGVTFLEPASVLAADHGYALVKFFFLLTFAAAIPAIISGGIAERARFCPQLCATLLIVAFIYPFFEGLIWNGNFGLQDWLKDSFGASFHDFAGSVVVHAVGGWLALGAVLLLGHRNGRYREGRLVAFAPSNIPFLALGSWILIVGWFGFNVMSAQTLQGVSGLVAVNSLMAMVGGTIAALLVGRNDPGFLHNGPLAGLVAICAGSDLMHPVGALVTGALAGCLFVWAFTAAQVKWKIDDVLGVWPLHGLCGVWGGIACGIFGQEALGGLGGVSLVSQLIGTALGVLVALVGGFVVYGLLKATMGIRLSQEEEYYGADLSIHKIGATSQD from the coding sequence ATGGAAAACCTCAACAGTGCCGTGGAGACCTTGATCCACGGCTCCAACACCTTGTTCATCCTGATGGGTGCCGTGATGGTGCTGGCGATGCACGCCGGCTTCGCCTTCCTCGAAGTGGGCACGGTGCGCCAGAAGAATCAGGTCAACGCCCTGTCGAAGATTCTCTCCGACTTCGCCGTATCGGCCCTGGCCTACTTCTTCGTCGGCTACTGGATCGCCTATGGCGTGACCTTCCTCGAGCCGGCCAGCGTGCTGGCGGCCGACCATGGCTACGCCCTGGTGAAGTTCTTCTTCCTGCTGACCTTCGCCGCGGCCATTCCGGCCATCATCTCCGGCGGCATCGCCGAGCGCGCCCGGTTCTGCCCGCAGCTGTGCGCCACGCTGCTGATAGTCGCCTTCATCTATCCCTTCTTCGAGGGGCTGATCTGGAACGGCAACTTCGGCCTGCAGGACTGGTTGAAGGACAGCTTCGGCGCCAGCTTCCACGACTTCGCCGGCTCTGTGGTGGTGCACGCGGTGGGCGGCTGGCTGGCCCTGGGCGCGGTGCTGCTGCTGGGGCACCGCAACGGGCGCTACCGCGAAGGGCGCCTGGTGGCCTTCGCGCCGTCGAACATCCCCTTCCTGGCGCTGGGCTCCTGGATCCTGATCGTCGGCTGGTTCGGCTTCAACGTGATGAGCGCGCAAACCCTGCAGGGTGTCAGCGGCCTGGTGGCGGTCAACTCGCTGATGGCCATGGTCGGCGGCACCATCGCCGCGCTGCTGGTGGGCCGCAACGACCCCGGCTTCCTGCACAACGGCCCGCTGGCCGGCCTGGTGGCAATCTGCGCCGGTTCCGACCTGATGCACCCGGTGGGTGCCCTGGTCACTGGCGCGCTGGCGGGCTGCCTGTTCGTCTGGGCGTTCACCGCGGCCCAGGTGAAATGGAAGATCGACGATGTCCTCGGTGTCTGGCCGTTGCACGGCCTGTGCGGGGTCTGGGGCGGCATCGCCTGTGGCATCTTCGGCCAGGAGGCCCTGGGTGGCCTGGGCGGGGTCAGCCTGGTGAGCCAGCTGATCGGCACCGCGCTGGGCGTGCTGGTGGCCCTGGTCGGTGGCTTCGTGGTCTACGGCCTGCTGAAAGCCACCATGGGCATCCGCTTGAGCCAGGAAGAGGAGTACTACGGCGCGGACCTGTCCATCCACAAGATCGGCGCCACGTCCCAGGACTGA